A DNA window from Fragaria vesca subsp. vesca linkage group LG3, FraVesHawaii_1.0, whole genome shotgun sequence contains the following coding sequences:
- the LOC101293283 gene encoding wall-associated receptor kinase-like 22-like, with protein sequence MVFQILLHATLLVWSVMMSSAILAAAQRHKPSIARPHCQPECGGIEIPYPFGMGTSDDCYLSDSFQIYCDNSTDPPKPFLYLSNSKREVLEISLAGTLKVMNPISFFNCSDKEFTTLQPASLVGTSYVYSQRNRFTSMSCGAIAYMMSWESESIISGCLSICDPSAGRRSLLNNSCTGIHCCQTTIPAAVQDFYTDFRGVELAAEKDMCKFAFLVDQDWFTSDSTNISAINDEMDSVPIVLDWDLSNYTIADIVGTEVWWGSDYFNRTAWTGSQCYCLEGFRGNPYLIDGCQDINECREYPNICGRFDCFNFPGGFFCNDRPAPPQSRFHVAIIVTCSVLAILIIHTCAWWLQRALKKRKIIKRKQKFFKQNGGLLLEQQLSSGEVNVEKIKLFNSKELEKATDHFNVDRVLGQGGQGTVYKGMLADGKIVAVKKSVIANGGEVRQFINEIVVLSQIIHRNVVKLLGCCLETEVPLLVYEFIPNGTLYQYIQHQNEEFPLTWKMRLRVAIEVAGALFYLHSAASTPIYHRDIKSSNILLDDKYRVKVADFGTSRSVSIEKTHLTMSQVQGTFGYLDPEYFRTNQFTDKSDVYSFGVVLAELLTGEKPIMKWKSEEATSLANYFLVSLEDDHLFDILDARLVKDGGKEVITEVAYLAKRCLNLKGKKRPTMKEVAMELERIVNLYVNNSDVQSNSIDVGYD encoded by the exons ATGGTTTTCCAGATTCTACTCCACGCTACTCTCTTGGTTTGGTCAGTGATGATGAGTAGTGCAATACTAGCTGCAGCACAAAGACATAAGCCATCCATAGCAAGGCCACATTGCCAACCGGAGTGTGGAGGGATTGAAATCCCATACCCTTTTGGAATGGGAACCTCAGATGATTGTTACCTCAGTGACTCGTTCCAAATATATTGTGACAACTCGACAGATCCTCCAAAACCTTTTCTATACCTGTCTAATAGTAAGCGGGAGGTGCTGGAGATATCTCTTGCAGGCACACTCAAGGTCATGAACCCTATTTCCTTCTTCAATTGCAGTGACAAGGAATTTACCACCCTTCAGCCGGCTAGCTTGGTGGGAACCTCATATGTGTATTCACAGAGGAATAGATTCACTTCGATGAGTTGTGGAGCGATTGCCTACATGATGTCATGGGAATCGGAGTCGATAATCAGTGGCTGCTTGTCCATTTGTGATCCTAGTGCTGGCAGGAGAAGTTTACTAAATAACAGTTGCACTGGTATTCATTGCTGCCAGACCACCATTCCTGCAGCTGTTCAAGACTTCTACACTGATTTTAGAGGCGTAGAACTTGCCGCGGAGAAAGATATGTGCAAGTTTGCGTTCCTAGTAGACCAAGATTGGTTTACATCAGATTCAACTAATATTTCTGCCATTAACGATGAGATGGACTCTGTCCCTATAGTGCTAGACTGGGACTTGTCTAATTACACCATTGCTGATATAGTGGGAACAGAAGTATGGTGGGGGAGTGATTATTTCAATAGAACAGCTTGGACTGGCAGCCAGTGCTATTGCTTAGAGGGCTTTCGTGGGAATCCATATCTTATTGATGGTTGTCAAG ACATTAACGAGTGTAGAGAGTATCCAAACATATGTGGTCGCTTTGATTGTTTCAATTTTCCCGGGGGATTTTTTTGTAATGATAGGCCTGCACCACCGCAGTCACGGTTTCATGTGGCTATTATAG TTACCTGCAGTGTCCTTGCAATACTGATTATACACACTTGTGCATGGTGGTTGCAAAGAGCTCTAAAGAAAAGGAAGATTATCAAACGCAAGCAGAAGTTCTTTAAACAGAATGGTGGTTTATTATTGGAGCAACAATTATCATCTGGTGAAGTTAATGTTGAGAAAATCAAACTGTTCAACTCAAAGGAGTTGGAGAAAGCCACTGATCATTTTAATGTAGACAGAGTTCTTGGACAAGGAGGTCAAGGAACTGTTTATAAAGGAATGCTAGCAGATGGAAAGATTGTAGCAGTAAAGAAGTCAGTAATAGCTAATGGAGGAGAAGTGAGACAATTCATTAACGAAATTGTTGTTCTTTCACAGATCATTCACAGGAATGTGGTGAAATTATTGGGGTGTTGTTTGGAAACTGAGGTTCCACTTTTGGTTTATGAATTCATACCCAATGGAACACTTTATCAGTATATTCAACATCAGAATGAAGAGTTTCCTTTGACATGGAAAATGCGCTTACGCGTTGCCATTGAAGTTGCAGGAGCTCTTTTCTATTTGCACTCAGCAGCTTCTACTCCGATTTACCACCGAGACATCAAATCTTCTAACATACTCTTAGATGATAAATATAGAGTCAAAGTAGCAGACTTTGGAACATCAAGATCTGTTTCAATTGAGAAAACACACCTTACTATGTCACAAGTTCAAGGAACATTCGGTTATTTGGACCCCGAGTACTTCCGTACCAACCAATTCACAGACAAGAGTGATGTTTATAGCTTCGGGGTTGTCCTTGCTGAACTCTTAACAGGAGAAAAACCAATAATGAAATGGAAGTCGGAAGAAGCCACAAGCCTTGCCAACTATTTCCTTGTTTCTTTGGAGGATGATCACTTATTTGATATTCTTGATGCTCGACTTGTTAAAGATGGTGGGAAAGAAGTCATCACTGAAGTTGCTTACCTTGCAAAACGTTGCTTGAATTTGAAGGGAAAGAAGCGTCCAACTATGAAAGAAGTAGCCATGGAGTTGGAGAGGATAGTTAATTTATATGTGAATAACTCTGATGTTCAATCAAACTCAATAGATGTTGGATATGACTAG
- the LOC101308266 gene encoding uncharacterized protein LOC101308266, translating into MEASISSFTIIRTPTKSNSSTTIFPSINITKPHLSCFTTTKCHNLAFAVVNSLNRSTRTRRGRKAWKTAAVEDVTGAITDPGPVVLTWQIVVGAIAGVTPFVVAGIEFSKRIIAQQRCEVCGGSGLVLTKENYVKCPGCGGFLPWQSWRRFFTG; encoded by the exons ATGGAAGCCTCGATCTCCTCCTTCACAATCATCAGAACCCCAACCAAGTCCAACTCCAGCACAACTATATTTCCAAGCATTAACATCACAAAACCACATCTTTCTTGCTTTACCACAACAAAATGCCACAACCTCGCTTTCGCTGTGGTGAACAGTCTAAACAGGTCTACTCGGACCCGTCGCGGCAGAAAAGCTTGGAAGACTGCAGCCGTTGAAGATGTCACCGGCGCTATAACGGATCCGGGGCCGGTCGTCCTCACCTGGCAAATCGTCGTCGGAGCTATAG CTGGAGTTACACCTTTTGTGGTCGCAGGGATTGAATTCAGCAAAAGAATT ATAGCACAACAGAGATGCGAGGTGTGTGGAGGGTCAGGACTTGTTTTGACGAAAGAAAACTATGTGAAATGTCCTGGATGTG GTGGATTTCTCCCTTGGCAATCATGGAGAAGATTCTTTACTGGCTAA
- the LOC101293573 gene encoding uncharacterized protein LOC101293573 codes for MVPFSLCPSHPSSSPQLYLSHFTVTTLSDLSGRKRRAGSCRFVVLSTHSNPKILKSNRRSRYGQPLSPYDDQDEAYHFADVSDDDWLLNDDFAEVSDFVANRKKSKPHNGFANGHLNGENAKGVAEKSFVRNYDHDSKKARETALDVARKGKRSTRKNMEDRFPRLSEEIDMDEKWLPLIDYLSTFGFKESHFIQMYERHMPSLQINVCSAQERLEYLLSVGVKQRDIRRMVLRQPQILEYTVENNLKSHVAFLMNLGIPSSRIGRIIAATPSLFSYSVENSLKPTVRYLVEEVGIKEKDLGKVVQLSPQILVQRIDISWNARCTFLSNEIGAPRESIVKMVKKHPQFLHYSIDDGLLPRINFLRSIGMCNSDILKVLTSLTQVLSLSLEDNLKPKYMYLVNELNNEVHSLTKYPMYLSLSLDQRIRPRHRFLVSLKKAPKGPFPLSSFVPTDESFCQQWAGTSVDKYLAFRQRLLLREFAEKYERKG; via the exons ATGGTACCCTTCTCTCTCTGCCCCTCTCACCCCTCCTCTTCTCCCCAACTCTATCTCTCCCACTTCACCGTCACTACTCTCTCCGACCTCTCTGGCCGTAAACGACGAGCAGGTTCCTGCCGTTTTGTGGTGCTCTCCACCCACTCCAACCCCAAAATCCTCAAGTCCAACCGGAGGTCCCGCTACGGCCAGCCTCTCTCCCCCTACGACGACCAAGATGAGGCCTATCATTTTGCTGACGTGTCCGATGATGACTGGCTCCTCAAT GATGACTTTGCGGAGGTTTCAGATTTTGTTGCTAATAGGAAGAAGTCCAAACCGCACAATGGTTTCGCCAATGGCCATTTGAATGGCGAAAATGCAAAGGGTGTTGCTGAGAAGAGTTTCGTAAGAAACTATGATCATGATTCAAAGAAAGCAAGGGAAACCGCCTTGGATGTAGCTCGCAAGGGAAAG CGCTCTACAAGGAAGAATATGGAGGATAGATTCCCTCGCCTATCGGAGGAAATTGATATGGATGAGAAGTGGTTGCCCCTTATTGATTATCTAAGCACATTTGGGTTTAAGGAATCACACTTTATTCAAATGTATGAGAGGCACATGCCTTCTCTCCAAATAAATGTGTGCTCCGCTCAAGAAAGGTTGGAATATTTGCTGAGTGTTGGTGTCAAGCAGAGAGACATAAGAAGAATGGTTTTGAGACAGCCACAAATTCTCGAATATACAGTTGAGAATAATTTGAAGTCGCATGTTGCTTTCCTGATGAACTTGGGTATTCCAAGTTCCAGAATCGGGCGGATTATTGCTGCTACTCCTTCTCTCTTTTCTTATAGTGTTGAGAATTCTTTGAAACCGACTGTAAGATACTTGGTTGAAGAGGTAGGGATTAAGGAAAAAGATCTAGGCAAAGTGGTGCAGTTAAGCCCTCAAATTCTGGTCCAGCGAATTGATATATCATGGAATGCTCGCTGTACTTTTCTTTCAAATGAGATAGGAGCACCCAGAGAAAGTATTGTGAAGATGGTTAAGAAACATCCTCAGTTCCTTCATTATAGCATTGATGATGGACTGCTGCCTAGGATTAATTTTCTTAGGAGCATTGGGATGTGTAATTCTGACATCTTGAAAGTTTTAACTAGTCTCACTCAG GTACTATCTTTGTCACTAGAGGATAATTTGAAACCCAAGTACATGTACTTGGTCAATGAACTGAATAATGAAGTGCATTCTTTGACCAAATATCCTATGTACCTAAGCTTGTCTTTAGACCAGAGAATTCGCCCTCGACATAGATTCTTGGTCTCCTTGAAGAAAGCTCCTAAGGGACCATTTCCACTGAGTTCATTTGTTCCAACAGATGAATCCTTCTGTCAGCAGTGGGCTGGAACAAGCGTAGATAAATATCTTGCTTTCAGGCAGAGATTACTGCTTAGGGAGTTTGCTGAAAAATATGAAAGAAAGGGATAG
- the LOC101308553 gene encoding zinc finger CCCH domain-containing protein 18-like: protein MMDFSDSTKLVISRIQEVDPENVTKIIGYLLLHGHGELEMARLALAPDHLFHQVVLKAKADLLRLASKSAPSMNPPSAAFAPFSPVSSTPPAAFRVPTPCWDPQLVSKQNMMPFEFSDPVEELQNQARFLSLEDQMEPLNSGISGYPDEYYYHDAALGGSLSPRPGRRFSSLEFPVKICHYFSKGFCKHGSSCRYYHGQVIPDSFSQMYGNDGLIDDHVILPMSLEKLEWEIVELLRSRRGTPISIASLPMMYYEKFGKSLQAEGYLTESQRHGKAGYSLTKLLARLGSSIRLIDRPHGQHAIILAEDSLKYMDHRNERGDPGPIVSGSRQIYLTFPADSTFSEDDVSNYFNTFGPVEDVRIPCQPKRMFGFVTFVHADTVTMILSKGNPHFVCGARVLVKPYREKSKLAERKYQERMEPADHYSPHFSDMEPEFHSMSRCYNNSRWLRKKLLEEQEIALELERSRLAQLHFTRIPVANQPYSGYVMDGRMVSEDNFNFPPAECFDFLLDVINNGSTSDDKPKHTGTNYTDQDSQGLNLPDSPFATSIASGISAVI, encoded by the exons ATGATGGATTTTTCAGACTCTACAAAACTTGTTATCAGCAGAATACAGGAGGTAGACCCAGAAAATGTTACAAAGATTATAGGTTATCTTCTTTTACATGGTCATGGGGAACTTGAAATGGCTCGCTTGGCCCTGGCTCCAGACCATTTGTTTCACCAAGTGGTGTTGAAAGCCAAGGCTGACCTTCTGCGGTTGGCTAGCAAATCAGCACCTTCCATGAATCCACCCTCGGCTGCTTTCGCCCCCTTTTCGCCTGTTTCTTCTACGCCTCCTGCAGCCTTTCGGGTCCCAACTCCTTGTTGGGATCCCCAACTTGTTTCGAAGCAGAACATGATGCCATTTGAATTCTCCGATCCTGTGGAGGAACTGCAAAACCAGGCTCGATTTTTGAGTTTGGAGGATCAAATGGAACCGCTCAATTCTGGGATTTCAGGATACCCAGATGAGTACTATTATCATGATGCTGCACTAGGCGGAAGCTTAAGTCCTAGACCAGGCAGACGATTCTCAAGTCTAGAGTTTCCGGTTAAGATTTGTCACTACTTTAGTAAGGGCTTTTGTAAGCATGGAAGCAGCTGTAGATATTACCATGGACAAGTGATTCCAGATAGCTTCTCTCAGATGTATGGGAATGATGGCCTTATTGATGATCATGTTATCTTGCCCATGTCTCTTGAGAAGTTGGAGTGGGAAATTGTTGAGCTGCTTAGATCAAGAAGGGGGACTCCTATTTCAATTGCTTCTCTGCCAATGATGTATTATGAGAAATTTGGAAAATCTCTTCAGGCAGAAGGCTATCTCACCGAAAGCCAGAGACATGGGAAAGCTGGTTACAGTTTGACAAAGCTTCTTGCCCGGCTTGGAAGCAGCATACGGCTGATTGACAG GCCTCATGGGCAGCACGCAATAATATTAGCTGAAGACTCTTTAAAATACATGGACCACCGGAATGAGAGAGGCGATCCTGGTCCAATTGTTAGTGGTTCACGGCAAATATACTTGACATTTCCAGCTGACAGCACCTTTAGTGAGGATGATGTCTCTAACTACTTCAA CACCTTTGGCCCTGTTGAAGACGTAAGGATCCCTTGCCAACCTAAGAGGATGTTTGGGTTTGTAACCTTTGTACATGCAGACACTGTGACAATGATCTTGTCCAAAGGAAATCCTCATTTTGTTTGCGGGGCTCGTGTTCTTGTGAAACCTTACAGGGAAAAATCAAAGCTTGCTGAAAG AAAGTACCAAGAGAGAATGGAGCCAGCTGATCACTATTCTCCACACTTTTCAGACATGGAACCCGAGTTTCATTCAA TGTCAAGATGCTATAATAATTCTAGATGGCTGCGGAAGAAGCTGTTGGAAGAACAAGAAATTGCACTTGAACTGGAGAGGAGTAGGCTGGCTCAGCTGCATTTTACGCGAATACCGGTTGCTAATCAGCCCTATTCTGGTTATGTAATGGATGGGCGAATGGTCTCTGAAG ATAATTTCAACTTCCCGCCTGCAGAATGTTTTGATTTTCTGTTAGATGTTATAAACAATGGGTCTACAAGTGATGATAAACCCAAACATACAGGCACCAACTACACCGACCAAGATAG TCAAGGACTTAATCTCCCAGATAGCCCATTTGCAACTTCGATAGCTAGTGGCATTTCAGCTGTCATATAG